The genomic stretch TCTCTATCCCAAAGAATCTCACGTGCACTTAAAAGGTACTCATGCTCGTCGCTCTCACCGTCAATTACGATATCAACCTCTTTGCCGATCTCAGCCTCTAGTGATTCAAGGCTCACCTCTTTTACGATTTCACCTAAAATCTCTGCACGTTTTGCAATAGTCTCTTCATCGATCTTATCTGCTACCATATCGTAAGCAGATGTCGTTTCCTCATCGCTATATGCAAAAACATTTACGCGATCGAATCCAAAACTTTTAGTAAATTCACACATCTCATCAAACATCTCCTGTGTTTCACCAGGATGTCCAACAATAAAGCTTGTTCTTACAAAAGAGTTTGGCATATTTCTCATATAGTTTAATAGCTCTAATGTTTTCTCTTTGCCGAAACCTCTTTTCATAATGCGTAACATATCATCGTTTATATGTTGAATAGGCATATCAAAATAGTTATGGAACACTTCACTTTTCTCTATACGTTTAAGAAGGTTCAGTGATGTAGTTGATGGATATAGATAAAGAATTCTTGCGCTTTTCACACCTTCGATAAGTTCAATTCTCTCAATCAACAATGAAAGTCCATCTTTTACATTTTTATCTCTTAGGTATGAACTAGAGTCTTGCGATACAAATGAGAAATCCCAGTATCCTTTAGCTACTAAACTTTCAACCTCTTTTGCAATTGAATCAAGCTCACGAGAGTTAAGTTTTCCTTTGAAACTTGGAATAGCACAAAATGAACACTGTTGATTACACCCTTCACTCAGTTTTACATATGCATGATATGTTGAACCTGTAACTACCCTTTCAGCACCATCTATCAGATATACTTCATCACTAAATCTACTTTTTTTCTGTGCTAAAAGCTCATCGATCTTGTCATAGTCACCAACACCAGTAAAGATATCAACTTCCGGGATCTGCTCTTGGAGCTCCTCTTGGTATCTTTCACTTAAACATCCTGCCATTACTAAAACAGAATCTTCTTTTCTTGCTTCATCTAAAGAAAGAACTGTGTTAATAGACTCTTCTTTTGCAGCATCAATGAATCCACAAGTGTTTACAATGATTACATCTGCATCTTCATTGTTGTCTGTTAATTCAAAATTTTTGAGTCGTCCCATCATAACTTCAGTATCTACAAGATTTTTTGTACATCCCAATGAGACTATATGTAGTTTGTTTGCCATTACCCTACTTTGTATTTTATTTATGAAATTATAGCTAATTTTAGTCCGCTAAAGTTATAATTGCATTTATGAAAAACTATGATGTACTTATTTTAGGGGCTGGCGCTTCGGGACTGATGTGTGGAGCGAACTTACCCAAAAAACTCTCTGTTGCAATTGTTGATGGAAATGACAAAGTTGCAAAAAAACTCAAAATTTCTGGTGGCGGAAAATGTAATATCACAAATGTAAGTGTAAAACCAAATAATTTTGACGGTAACAAAGAGCTCATCAAACAAGTTTTTAAAAAGTTCAATAAAGAGAAACTAGTTCGTTTTTTAGATCGTAACCATATTGATCTTGAATTGCGTAAAGAGCGTTACTATTTTTGTAAACACTCTTCGGATGATATTATAAACCTCCTAGTACAGCTCAATGAGCAACACCATTTTTACCTTAACCACAAAATCATCTCCCTTACAAAAGAGGACGATCTTTTTATACTCAAAACAGACAAACAATATATAAAAGCAAAAAATGTAGTTGTAGCAACAGGTGGAAAAAGTTTTGCAAATCTTGGTGCGAGTGATATAGGTCTTGAAATCGCTAAAAGTTTTGGTCTTGAAGTAAAAGAATTTACACCTGCCCTTGTTGGACTAACCGTACAAAAAGAACAGTTTTGGATGAAAGAGTTAAGTGGTCTGAGCACCTATGTCAACATAAAAGTTGGAGATAAACTTCTCAAAGAGGAACTTCTTTTTACACACAAAGGTCTCAGTGGTCCAGCCGTGTTATCTGCATCATTGTATTGGAATAAAGGTGATATTAGTGTTAATTTCATCCCTGAAGAGAAAAAAGAGAGTCTTCCAAAACGTCTTAGTAATATGATGAAAGACAAATCTCTCACTAACTACAAATTTTCTCCTGCAGGAAACTATGGATTTACAAAAGCAGAGGTCTCTCGCGGCGGTATAATGGCAGATGAGTTAGATTTTAAAACTTTAGAGGCAAAAAAAGTAAAAGGGCTTTACTTTATAGGTGAAGTTGTCGATGTTACTGGGGAACTTGGTGGTTATAATTTTCAATGGGCTTTTTCTAGTGCATATTTTTGTGCCAAATGTATAAAAGTGTCATAGTTTAAAGATACCATAAAAGAGTATGATGTATAATCATCTATTATGCGAAAGGGAAAAATATGAAAAATAGTTTAACGAAATTAGCTTTAGCTACTTCTATCGCGGCTATGCCTTTAATGGCTGACTACACTTTCAATACAAAATCATTATTTGCTATTGAAGGTGGTTACAGTGACCTAGGTGCCAATGTGTACGATTCTGGAGTCGGTATCTCTAACCTAGGTAAAGAAAACGGCGGAATGGGAACTATCGGTCTTAAAGTAGGTGCACAAACTGAAAATTACAGAATTTTCATTAGTGCAAGACATTATGATGCAGATAAGTTAAGTAGGTTAAATACTTATGGCGCTGAAGCACAATATATGTTTAACTTTTCAGAACCTGTTAACTTCTTCGTAGGTATCAATGGTGGTATCGCTAACCTTAGAGTTACCGGAACAACTACATATGATACAGCCTATGAGAACTTAAACTATATTGGTGGTGATTTAGGTTTTAATTACCATGCAACTGAACTTGTTGATGTAGAGCTTGGATATAGATTTATGACATTTAAAGATGACATAGAGCGTTCAACTTACACTTATCAACTTGATAGACTACAAACATTCTATGTAAGTGCTATCATTAAATGGGATATGGATTAATTTCCTATCTCATTATCCTTTCTTTTTTAATCTTCCAATAATCATAATTTAATTCATAAAAATTAAACTATTATCATATAAATATAAATTTAGTAAAGTAAAAATAAATGATTTTTAATGAGTAGAAAAAAAGTTTCAACTCCAAAAAGGAGTTGAATTTAAGAAAGTAATTTCTTAGAAGTTAAGAGTTAAGTATGCTTGAGCAACACTATGTCTTTTAAGATTACCAGTTTTTGCATTAATATATGCTACAGTAATATCTGCTGGACCATAAGATTTAGCAGCTGTTACAGTAACTTCAGATAAGTCATTATCACCAGCAGCTGTACTTTGATCAGCTTCAGTATAGTAAATACCAAGGTCAAATAAACCATTTACTGGAGATTCAATAGTTACATTATAAGAATCTGTATCTTGTTGTGTGATGTAACCATAGTTCCACCATGCTTCAGTATATAGTTTAGATTGTGCTGTACCACCTACAAAATCAGTTGCAGTATTTTGACCAGCTGAATGATCTTTTCCAATTTGAGAGTAAGATACTTTAATAGTAGCCATATCTTTCATCTCATATCCAAGCATTACTGCAAGTGCATCAGAATCAACTTTAGCAGCTGCTGTACTACCATCATTATGAATTTTATCAGATGTAGAATCAATATCTAAACCTGTGTACTGAACACCTGCTAATAAACCAGGAATTTTTTGACATGCTAAATCTGCTTGTAACCAGTATGCAGTTGCAATTTGCGATACATTATAGTACCATGCTTGAACAGTTAATGGTTTAAATGAGTTATTAATAATACCCGCTGCATAAGCACCGTCTGAACCGTATGTTGCGAAGTCACCATTTGCATTTACTACAGCTCCTGCTGCATGTCCAAGTGTAACAACATTACTTTGCATATTATTATTTGTTGGAACTGCTGCACCTGGTACAACATCTACCGTATTACTACCAGTACCAAATGTTTCTGTACCATTTCCGTTAGCTACCCATGCACCAACTAAAGTAGTATCTGGAATATCTTGATTAATTACAGCGATACCTTCAAATGTATTTTTTTCAATTGACCATTTTTCAGTAAATGCTAATGGAGTATCTAATTCCATACGACCAAGTTTAAGAGTTGTTTTACCAGCAGTTGCAGCTATCCATAGTTCATTCATCCAAGATGCATTTTCAACTTTAGCACCACCTAATCCACTCGCAAAGTTATTACCCGTTCCAGCAGTTGCAGTATGTGCACCACCCCATACATTTGATACTAAGTTATTTTCTAACCCAAGTGTAGTAAGAATAGTATATCCAGCACCAGCACTTAAAGTAACCATATCATTTTTTGCTAAATCAGCAGTAATGTTTAGGTTTAAAGAAGCATCAGCAGCTGAAGAATCTTTATCAAAAAGATCAGCATCACCTTGATTACTTGTCATATAAAAAAGATTAGCATCTCCACTAACTTTTACGTTATCAACAGCGAATGCAGCTGAACCAGCAAGTAATGCAGCTACTAAACTTAATTTTGTAAATTTCATATATTCTCCTTGTTTCTTTACAAATTTCATATGCAGTATAGCACACCCTATTCTTAATTTATGATTAAAACTGTTTATTATTTACTTATCTTTAGTTAAAATGACAATATGAAACAAAAAGTAAATATCACAATAATCTCGTTTATCACATTAATATCACTAAGTGGATGTACCTCAAATGGGGGTGTAACGCCCACTACAAACAATGAGTTAAATAGTGTGAGTCCAACAACAAGCAACAAAAAAGCCGGTTTTATGCAGAACTCTTTAGATAATTGGCTTAAGAATGATTGGTCTCCAGCGGTGGAGCAAGATCCGGAAATTCAAAAAAAGTATATGACAAAAGAGGTAGTAACAAAAAAAGAGGATCAAAATCTTACTACACAAGAAGTTAAGTATACTGAAAGCAAAACAAAAGGATTTACACTACAAGAGTATGTAGATAAGATTGGAGCATATCAAAAGGCAAAGCCTAGTGATGAAAACAGTTCCCATCTTAAACAGATGGAAAGTTTACCTGCTATAGGGAAGTGAAATTATTTCACATCCCAAGAAAGAACAGTTTTTCCTTCATCGTTTGACTCAACTGCAGCCATACCCATAACATTGTAACCGCTATCAACATAATGTACTTCACCAGTTACACCAGAAGCTAGATCACTTAATAGATACATTGCAGAGTTTCCAACTTGATCGATTGTTACATTTCTTTTTAACGGAGAATTAGTTTCATTCCATTTTAAGATCTGTGAGAAATCACCGATTCCTGCAGCTGCTAAAGTTTTAATAGGACCAGCTGAAATTGCATTTACACGTTGACCTTTTGTACCTAAATCTACTGCCATATATCTAACAGTTGATTCAAGTGCAGCTTTTGCAACACCCATAACATTGTAGTTTGCTACATATTTAGGTCCGCCAAGATATGAAAGTGTTAAAATTGAAGCATCATCTGCTAAAACACTCTCTAAACGGTTTGTTAAATCAATTAAAGAATATACTGAAATATCCATAGCAATTCTAAACGCTTCTTTAGAAGTTTTCATAAACGGTTCAGATAAAGCCTCTTTTGGAGCAAATGCAACAGAATGTACTAAAAAGTCTATTTTTCCGAAGTCTTTTTCAATCTTCTCAGCGATACCGGCCATATGCTCTTCATTTGATACATCAAGTTCATATACATAATCACCGCTTCCAAA from Sulfurimonas sp. hsl 1-7 encodes the following:
- the rimO gene encoding 30S ribosomal protein S12 methylthiotransferase RimO — protein: MANKLHIVSLGCTKNLVDTEVMMGRLKNFELTDNNEDADVIIVNTCGFIDAAKEESINTVLSLDEARKEDSVLVMAGCLSERYQEELQEQIPEVDIFTGVGDYDKIDELLAQKKSRFSDEVYLIDGAERVVTGSTYHAYVKLSEGCNQQCSFCAIPSFKGKLNSRELDSIAKEVESLVAKGYWDFSFVSQDSSSYLRDKNVKDGLSLLIERIELIEGVKSARILYLYPSTTSLNLLKRIEKSEVFHNYFDMPIQHINDDMLRIMKRGFGKEKTLELLNYMRNMPNSFVRTSFIVGHPGETQEMFDEMCEFTKSFGFDRVNVFAYSDEETTSAYDMVADKIDEETIAKRAEILGEIVKEVSLESLEAEIGKEVDIVIDGESDEHEYLLSAREILWDRDIDGEIFVNDRTDEDAEIVFGKPYKAKITGIAGDILMATVDNAPSNN
- a CDS encoding NAD(P)/FAD-dependent oxidoreductase → MKNYDVLILGAGASGLMCGANLPKKLSVAIVDGNDKVAKKLKISGGGKCNITNVSVKPNNFDGNKELIKQVFKKFNKEKLVRFLDRNHIDLELRKERYYFCKHSSDDIINLLVQLNEQHHFYLNHKIISLTKEDDLFILKTDKQYIKAKNVVVATGGKSFANLGASDIGLEIAKSFGLEVKEFTPALVGLTVQKEQFWMKELSGLSTYVNIKVGDKLLKEELLFTHKGLSGPAVLSASLYWNKGDISVNFIPEEKKESLPKRLSNMMKDKSLTNYKFSPAGNYGFTKAEVSRGGIMADELDFKTLEAKKVKGLYFIGEVVDVTGELGGYNFQWAFSSAYFCAKCIKVS
- the fabI gene encoding enoyl-ACP reductase FabI; the encoded protein is MVMKGKKGLIVGLANNKSIAYGIAKACKEQGAELAFTYLNDALKKRVEPIATEFGSGDYVYELDVSNEEHMAGIAEKIEKDFGKIDFLVHSVAFAPKEALSEPFMKTSKEAFRIAMDISVYSLIDLTNRLESVLADDASILTLSYLGGPKYVANYNVMGVAKAALESTVRYMAVDLGTKGQRVNAISAGPIKTLAAAGIGDFSQILKWNETNSPLKRNVTIDQVGNSAMYLLSDLASGVTGEVHYVDSGYNVMGMAAVESNDEGKTVLSWDVK